A region from the Desulfobaccales bacterium genome encodes:
- a CDS encoding methyltransferase domain-containing protein codes for MILPFNNLNISSSDLVLEVGSGHRPTYRADVLCDKYLTNEERGGDLVKDRPIFAADCHSLPFVDKAFDYIICNQVLEHVHDPLKCCSELSRIGRRGYIETPSMIWEMLHPSRKYHRWFVLLVKGTLVFYSKEKAGDSSLLGNLFDIMYSNSLEYHLFFRAFDELFTVRHEWHDHIDCVVDPTDDELGTLCSKPWGPKEYSIFCKTRTLPEQVCALTTNVCWTTLLFLLYKPRELLGRVLRYYRNRRLRLDLANLLACPQCLGSMIISSSHMKCVKCGAAYEYRDGIPCLIPEAFCAEDKALHLTASPPLGLL; via the coding sequence ATGATTTTGCCTTTCAACAATCTTAATATTTCATCATCGGACCTTGTCCTGGAAGTGGGCAGCGGCCACAGACCGACGTATAGGGCTGATGTTTTGTGTGACAAGTATCTGACCAACGAGGAGAGGGGGGGAGACTTGGTTAAGGACCGCCCAATATTCGCAGCGGATTGCCATAGCCTCCCCTTTGTGGATAAAGCCTTCGACTACATCATATGCAATCAGGTACTCGAGCATGTGCACGACCCCTTAAAGTGCTGCAGCGAGCTGAGTAGAATTGGCAGAAGGGGATACATTGAGACTCCCTCGATGATTTGGGAGATGCTGCACCCCTCAAGGAAGTACCATAGATGGTTTGTACTGCTGGTTAAAGGCACACTTGTGTTTTATAGCAAAGAGAAGGCTGGAGATAGTTCCCTGTTAGGGAATTTGTTTGATATCATGTACTCGAATTCATTGGAATATCATTTGTTTTTTCGGGCCTTTGATGAACTATTTACAGTAAGACACGAGTGGCACGACCATATAGATTGTGTCGTTGACCCCACAGATGACGAACTTGGGACTTTATGTTCCAAGCCATGGGGCCCTAAAGAATACTCGATCTTTTGCAAGACACGAACACTGCCGGAACAGGTCTGCGCTTTAACAACGAACGTGTGCTGGACCACCCTCCTGTTTTTGCTTTATAAACCCAGGGAACTGCTGGGCAGGGTCCTCAGGTATTACAGGAATCGGAGGCTCCGGCTTGACTTGGCGAACCTACTTGCGTGTCCGCAGTGCCTGGGAAGTATGATAATATCCTCTTCGCACATGAAATGTGTCAAATGTGGAGCCGCATATGAATACCGTGACGGTATTCCCTGCTTGATCCCTGAGGCTTTCTGCGCGGAGGACAAGGCTCTTCATCTTACGGCGTCCCCTCCCTTAGGACTTCTTTAG
- a CDS encoding glycosyltransferase, protein MGHHVVGVDTRSPEIERRRHTLIERLRRKVCGPRDLGQINDQVFTLVAKYHPEILWIDKGLIIEPRTLLRVKDVSPKTVTVSYSPDDMLNPDNQSPQYLQGIPLYDLHVSTKSYNVPELGEMGARAALFVNNAYCPQVHRPMVLTPEERRRVGGPVGFIGTYEAERAALLVWLAHQGVPVKIWGQWPKSGMRGVKNLTVMNASLWGEEYAKGLCAFDINLAFLKKKNRDLQTTRTMEIPACGTFMLAERTNEHLDLFLEGQEAEFFGSPDELLTKIRYYLDHEEERRRIAAAGLARCRRSGYGNPETLAKILKHLADHHLIGSTRCQENSTIIT, encoded by the coding sequence TTGGGCCACCACGTCGTGGGAGTGGACACCAGGTCCCCGGAAATAGAAAGGCGGCGCCACACCCTGATTGAACGGCTGCGACGCAAAGTATGTGGGCCTCGGGATCTGGGGCAAATCAACGATCAGGTGTTCACGCTGGTGGCCAAGTATCACCCCGAAATACTCTGGATCGATAAGGGGCTCATCATCGAACCCCGCACCTTATTGCGAGTCAAGGACGTGTCTCCGAAAACGGTGACGGTGTCATACAGCCCTGACGACATGCTGAATCCCGACAACCAGTCGCCTCAGTATCTGCAGGGGATTCCCCTCTACGATCTTCATGTCAGCACCAAAAGTTACAATGTGCCCGAATTGGGTGAGATGGGGGCCCGGGCGGCTTTGTTTGTCAATAATGCCTATTGCCCGCAGGTGCACCGACCCATGGTCCTGACCCCGGAGGAACGGCGCCGGGTGGGTGGACCGGTGGGTTTCATCGGCACATATGAAGCGGAGCGGGCCGCCCTGTTGGTCTGGCTGGCCCATCAGGGTGTTCCTGTGAAGATATGGGGCCAGTGGCCTAAAAGTGGAATGAGAGGCGTGAAGAACCTCACGGTCATGAACGCATCGCTATGGGGGGAGGAGTATGCCAAAGGCCTTTGTGCCTTTGACATTAACCTTGCCTTCCTGAAAAAGAAAAACCGGGACCTCCAGACTACCCGCACCATGGAGATCCCAGCCTGCGGCACATTTATGCTGGCCGAGCGCACCAATGAGCATCTGGACCTCTTTCTGGAAGGGCAGGAGGCTGAGTTTTTCGGCTCCCCCGACGAACTGTTGACTAAAATCCGCTATTACCTGGACCATGAGGAAGAGCGCCGGCGGATCGCGGCCGCCGGTCTGGCCCGCTGCCGGCGGAGCGGCTACGGCAACCCCGAAACCCTGGCAAAGATATTGAAGCATCTTGCCGATCACCACTTAATCGGGTCTACTCGATGTCAAGAGAATTCTACAATAATTACTTAG
- a CDS encoding glycosyltransferase family 4 protein, whose product MKKPRVLLLHSDVSPYRLPLFDSLGKEIELTVYFCDYKPSRRKWIVPEGDYSFRSEILRCLNVGPFMINPTLIKALISNTFDIYILGADSRIIVSLITAFAFAKFLKKPLIIWSGSTENNYFEAYKRLADRYVLSPIYSFIHRYSDAFIAYGEATREYLLNRQAAPEKIVSGTQALQSEQVFARDSSVKPPNRQFEGKKVILCISYFDRRKGIDYLIEAYKMLKRDDTVLIIGGSGVHEGFLKTLASGREDILFTGYLHQDERAYYYSTADIFAFPTLSDGWGLVVNEAMMFGLPVVVTSEAGCARELIKGNGFVVRPGSAVEIKQALESLLDDEELRKRMGIKSKEIIGHFTIENAKDVFLRAIRTVLAPLKPDDAIPSFPITTDEEPLEGVSLKARQST is encoded by the coding sequence ATGAAAAAGCCCAGAGTACTGCTTCTTCACAGCGATGTATCACCATATAGGCTGCCTCTCTTTGATTCGCTTGGTAAAGAAATCGAATTGACCGTATACTTTTGCGATTACAAACCATCACGACGAAAGTGGATAGTACCCGAAGGAGATTACAGCTTTCGCAGTGAGATATTGAGATGCCTCAATGTTGGCCCTTTTATGATAAACCCAACGCTAATCAAGGCGCTTATCTCAAACACCTTTGACATCTACATATTGGGTGCAGACTCAAGAATAATTGTATCTCTCATTACTGCCTTTGCTTTCGCAAAGTTCCTGAAAAAGCCTTTGATAATCTGGTCAGGCTCCACAGAGAACAATTACTTCGAAGCATATAAGAGGTTGGCTGACAGGTATGTGCTGAGTCCCATCTATAGCTTTATCCACCGTTATTCCGATGCGTTTATTGCTTATGGTGAGGCCACAAGAGAATATCTGCTTAACCGACAAGCAGCGCCTGAAAAAATCGTTTCGGGTACTCAAGCTCTGCAATCTGAACAGGTCTTTGCCAGGGATTCTTCTGTAAAGCCACCAAATCGGCAATTTGAGGGGAAAAAGGTCATCCTCTGCATCAGCTATTTCGATAGGCGAAAAGGGATCGATTATCTGATCGAAGCCTATAAGATGCTCAAACGGGATGATACCGTGCTCATAATAGGAGGGAGCGGCGTTCATGAAGGATTTCTAAAAACCCTAGCATCAGGTAGAGAAGATATCCTTTTCACGGGTTATCTGCATCAGGATGAGAGGGCATATTATTACTCTACTGCCGATATCTTCGCATTCCCGACTCTATCGGATGGATGGGGATTAGTTGTCAATGAGGCAATGATGTTTGGGCTGCCAGTAGTGGTTACCAGCGAAGCCGGTTGTGCCAGGGAATTGATAAAGGGTAACGGTTTTGTCGTGAGGCCCGGCAGTGCGGTTGAAATTAAACAGGCGCTTGAATCGCTCCTGGATGATGAAGAGCTCAGAAAAAGGATGGGAATCAAATCAAAAGAAATCATCGGACATTTTACTATCGAGAACGCCAAAGATGTGTTCCTCCGCGCCATAAGAACCGTCTTAGCCCCATTAAAACCAGATGATGCAATTCCGTCTTTCCCTATCACCACTGACGAAGAGCCGCTGGAAGGTGTCAGCCTCAAGGCACGGCAATCAACTTGA
- a CDS encoding sugar transferase, with the protein MRCDDFVKQVFDLISSAVGLVLISPLLLVIAWCIHHEDGGPVFYRGERVGRHGKFFRIFKFRTMVVNADKIGGPSTPDDDPRITRFGRKLRKHKLDELPQLINVFLGDMSLVGPRPEVKFYTDLFSAEERAILSVRPGITDWASIWNPDEGSILAGAEDPDQAYMELIRPTKLKLQLKYSQRQSLTNDLKIIFLTLLAIVKPQSRIVMATQRQLGL; encoded by the coding sequence ATGCGGTGTGACGATTTCGTAAAGCAAGTATTTGACCTCATCAGTTCAGCCGTAGGCCTGGTTCTCATAAGTCCGCTGCTGTTAGTCATTGCCTGGTGCATTCACCACGAAGACGGCGGGCCAGTCTTTTACCGGGGCGAGCGTGTGGGACGTCATGGCAAATTTTTCCGCATCTTCAAATTCCGCACCATGGTGGTGAATGCCGACAAGATCGGCGGTCCCTCCACTCCAGATGACGATCCCCGCATAACCCGCTTCGGCCGCAAGTTACGGAAGCACAAGCTGGATGAGTTGCCCCAGCTAATCAACGTGTTCCTGGGGGACATGAGCCTGGTGGGTCCCCGGCCCGAAGTGAAGTTTTATACCGATCTGTTTTCTGCCGAGGAAAGGGCCATCCTAAGTGTGCGTCCGGGGATTACAGACTGGGCTTCCATCTGGAACCCTGATGAGGGAAGCATTCTGGCGGGCGCCGAGGACCCTGACCAAGCTTATATGGAGCTTATTCGTCCTACCAAATTGAAGCTCCAGCTAAAATATTCCCAAAGACAGTCCCTAACAAATGATCTAAAAATTATCTTCTTAACGCTCTTGGCCATCGTTAAACCACAAAGCCGGATCGTTATGGCTACCCAGCGGCAACTGGGATTATAA
- a CDS encoding glycosyltransferase family 4 protein, with protein MKLLFSSLFLPSEQDGLSYSTRHLVKEFIAKGTDVTVYTTNWRWNSSDISRFKSDKLQIHAAHFNNSFDLSFGAILTFWRTVRNFDLVHFNSIYSVSTAVGALLCRAFRVPYTISPSGNFLPSIDPEDNRGISGAAKKRLFFKLLAKEALKKASMIICQSQSEMEVFRKRTSLHNVTIIPNGLDPSTYLEVVDPSIIDQKLGFGRRKNMCLFLGRFSEEKALPFLLEAWALVIKRQPDATLVLAGPCDGGFHARLKGYVEKLPDQASVVFPGAVSGDLKIALLQNCKCLLLPSYFESFGNVVLEALASGRPVIASAGTPWQSLESYRLGKWIKWEKEIWANAILELMSDDYYNTQTFRNYSRQWVADNFEWDHIADQYLRLYSNTLMGDRRALHKSIADHTSG; from the coding sequence GTGAAGCTCCTGTTTAGCTCTCTATTCCTCCCTTCTGAGCAAGATGGCCTATCTTATTCAACAAGACATCTTGTAAAGGAGTTTATCGCTAAGGGGACAGACGTAACCGTATATACGACAAATTGGAGATGGAATAGTTCAGATATTAGCCGATTCAAGTCTGATAAATTACAAATACACGCAGCCCATTTTAACAACAGTTTTGATTTATCTTTTGGAGCTATTCTAACTTTCTGGCGAACGGTCCGGAATTTCGACCTTGTACATTTTAACAGTATTTATTCGGTTTCCACGGCAGTCGGAGCTTTGCTCTGCAGGGCCTTTCGGGTACCTTATACCATCTCGCCTTCCGGGAACTTCCTGCCCTCGATAGACCCTGAAGATAACCGCGGCATAAGCGGGGCAGCCAAGAAGAGGCTTTTTTTCAAACTCTTAGCAAAAGAGGCTTTGAAGAAGGCATCAATGATCATATGCCAAAGTCAGTCTGAGATGGAGGTGTTTCGAAAACGCACTTCGCTGCATAACGTGACAATCATACCCAACGGTTTAGATCCATCAACGTATTTGGAGGTCGTAGATCCCTCGATAATAGATCAAAAGCTGGGGTTTGGACGTCGCAAGAACATGTGCTTATTCCTCGGACGGTTCTCTGAGGAGAAAGCCTTACCCTTTCTCTTGGAGGCCTGGGCACTTGTTATCAAAAGACAGCCGGACGCAACTCTGGTGTTGGCAGGACCGTGCGACGGAGGTTTTCACGCCCGCCTTAAGGGTTATGTGGAAAAATTGCCCGACCAGGCTTCAGTGGTCTTCCCGGGAGCTGTCAGTGGAGACCTTAAGATAGCTCTGCTTCAGAACTGCAAATGCCTCTTGTTGCCATCTTACTTCGAGAGCTTTGGAAACGTTGTCCTTGAAGCCCTGGCATCGGGGAGGCCGGTGATAGCGAGCGCCGGCACTCCCTGGCAAAGCCTTGAGTCATACCGGCTCGGGAAATGGATCAAGTGGGAGAAAGAGATCTGGGCAAATGCGATATTAGAGTTAATGTCGGACGATTACTACAATACGCAAACTTTCAGGAATTATTCCAGGCAGTGGGTCGCTGATAACTTTGAATGGGACCACATAGCTGACCAATATCTCCGTCTCTATTCGAACACCCTCATGGGAGACCGCCGTGCGCTTCACAAAAGTATTGCTGATCACACCTCCGGTTAA
- a CDS encoding class I SAM-dependent methyltransferase, with protein MSREFYNNYLENFGKRASVGDWSKPYSWYLRGWLPLDLEANILELGCGEGHLLAAFKRWGYRQVRGIDLRPVAVAFCRTRGLEAETVDARDYLKGRTGEFQTILAIDVLEHLTREEGLDLLEGVHLALRPGGTVILQVPNLASPFGGAIFFGDITHRTGFTETSIRQVLGLAGFSQVEVRPTGPGLWSTKSTIRYLLWQMVQLLVRLWNVIEFGGTGPSVLTRVLLARGRALPEKDMTPMNKDTIATGLMVDGAPHSVL; from the coding sequence ATGTCAAGAGAATTCTACAATAATTACTTAGAAAATTTTGGAAAAAGAGCGTCGGTAGGCGACTGGTCTAAACCCTATAGCTGGTATCTGCGGGGCTGGCTGCCCCTGGACCTGGAGGCGAACATCCTGGAGTTGGGTTGCGGCGAGGGCCATCTGCTGGCCGCGTTCAAACGGTGGGGCTATCGACAGGTTAGGGGCATTGACCTTAGGCCCGTAGCCGTCGCCTTTTGCCGCACCCGCGGACTGGAGGCGGAGACTGTGGATGCTCGGGACTATCTCAAAGGCCGCACCGGGGAATTCCAGACTATTCTTGCCATCGATGTGTTGGAGCACCTGACCCGGGAAGAAGGGCTGGATCTCTTAGAAGGCGTGCATCTTGCCCTACGTCCCGGAGGAACGGTGATCCTTCAGGTGCCCAACCTGGCGTCTCCCTTTGGCGGAGCAATTTTCTTTGGGGATATAACCCACCGCACCGGCTTCACCGAGACCAGCATTCGCCAGGTTCTGGGCCTGGCGGGGTTCTCCCAGGTGGAGGTGCGGCCTACTGGACCTGGCCTTTGGAGCACCAAATCGACTATAAGGTATCTGCTCTGGCAAATGGTGCAGCTTTTGGTGCGGCTGTGGAACGTCATTGAATTTGGGGGCACCGGTCCATCGGTGCTAACCCGGGTGTTGCTGGCTCGGGGCCGGGCATTGCCGGAAAAGGACATGACGCCGATGAATAAAGATACCATCGCAACAGGCTTAATGGTGGATGGCGCCCCACATTCCGTTCTTTAA
- a CDS encoding glycosyltransferase: MKKGRGDAAHSKARMNIWILEIGELLPLNPDVRRMRVGLLAQKLVERGHRVRWWASAFEHQRKIMLFEKDTIVQVSPGITLQILRGWGYRRNISLARYIDHRIIARKFRLLCRKMPLPDAVIALLPCHRLAYEAVTFCKENNIPIIVDIEDKWPSIFVDRLSNTPLYQIGRFALSGEMRCARTALRRADALCAVSSSYMDWALENAGRPRTAWDRVFYLGYERMPSSSGYAYESGEEPSWLSEMEGQTIFAFIGTFGMTYDLRLVVQVARRMWNNGRRNASFILAGAGERLPAIKKYAEDLPNVSFPGWINAKDIQSLLRRASIGLLPYAVNAPQSLSYKPFEYLSAGLPLVSSLSGEMAEMIKSFGLGQNYHAGDPEKLQQCIETFLDDEALREEMSHNASIFYSKHGDADKIYSDYSEHIERFVEAQHR, encoded by the coding sequence ATGAAAAAGGGCAGAGGAGATGCCGCGCACTCTAAGGCGAGAATGAATATCTGGATACTTGAAATAGGTGAACTGCTGCCATTGAACCCTGACGTTCGAAGGATGAGGGTGGGGTTGCTCGCTCAAAAACTGGTGGAGCGAGGCCATAGGGTGCGGTGGTGGGCTAGCGCTTTTGAGCATCAAAGAAAGATCATGTTGTTCGAGAAAGACACCATCGTGCAGGTTTCTCCAGGCATTACGCTGCAAATACTGCGAGGCTGGGGATATCGCCGCAATATCTCACTGGCGCGATACATTGACCACCGGATCATAGCGCGTAAGTTCCGTTTGCTCTGTCGCAAGATGCCTTTACCTGATGCCGTCATAGCTCTTCTACCCTGTCACCGATTGGCGTATGAAGCAGTGACCTTCTGTAAAGAGAATAATATACCTATCATTGTTGACATAGAAGACAAATGGCCCTCGATTTTCGTAGATCGACTTTCCAACACTCCTTTGTACCAGATTGGGCGATTTGCCTTAAGCGGAGAGATGAGATGTGCTCGCACTGCGTTGCGGAGAGCGGACGCTCTTTGCGCCGTCTCTTCGTCTTACATGGACTGGGCTCTTGAGAACGCGGGAAGACCACGCACCGCATGGGATAGGGTCTTTTATTTAGGCTATGAAAGGATGCCAAGCTCATCTGGATACGCCTATGAAAGTGGAGAAGAGCCTTCTTGGTTAAGCGAAATGGAAGGACAGACAATCTTTGCTTTTATCGGAACCTTCGGTATGACATACGACTTAAGGCTTGTCGTCCAGGTAGCACGTAGAATGTGGAATAACGGTCGCAGAAACGCATCTTTCATTCTCGCAGGTGCAGGAGAGCGCTTACCAGCAATTAAGAAATACGCAGAAGATTTGCCGAACGTATCTTTTCCTGGCTGGATCAATGCAAAGGATATCCAGTCGCTTCTTCGGCGGGCGAGTATCGGGCTACTTCCCTATGCAGTAAATGCTCCCCAGAGCCTTTCTTATAAGCCTTTTGAATATCTCTCGGCAGGACTTCCACTGGTGTCCTCATTGAGTGGTGAGATGGCAGAAATGATAAAAAGTTTTGGCTTAGGGCAGAACTACCACGCAGGAGATCCAGAGAAGTTGCAACAGTGTATCGAGACTTTCTTGGACGATGAGGCATTGCGGGAAGAGATGTCCCACAATGCATCAATCTTTTACTCGAAGCATGGAGATGCTGACAAGATTTATTCGGATTACTCTGAGCATATAGAAAGGTTTGTTGAGGCGCAACACAGATAA
- a CDS encoding glycosyltransferase family 9 protein, with product MSIHRPWRQIVIFRQGRIGDTLVAFPLIESLHDLYPGTPLVYCTQHKPPVEQLQGYHVIGMSPFVSEVITYDFTDNPLNIFFKLKARLNVDSQDLLLYLPYNRVERYQIIRDWLFFRALGFRNAACFREAWRWTNLRRIRGFQPPREAERLLSFVRSAGIPIAYGGACSVKLDESYAEAKWKEWGLDGKQTLAICPGTRMQAKQWPVERYIQLGIEWHRRTDMALIVVGGANEADLANHIVSRWGGYGFSACGATLSQTAAILSRVRAYCGNDTGCMHLAALLGIRCVAIFSARDVKGLWYPMGNGHVVIQEDVDCRLCQLETCLHSPPPCLDAVQVTRVLKGLEEIIADERNRPN from the coding sequence ATGTCTATCCACAGACCATGGAGACAGATAGTCATCTTTCGTCAAGGGCGCATTGGTGACACACTGGTCGCATTTCCTCTTATTGAATCGCTCCACGATCTCTATCCGGGAACCCCGCTGGTGTACTGTACGCAACACAAGCCACCGGTTGAACAACTGCAAGGCTACCATGTCATCGGGATGAGCCCGTTCGTCAGCGAGGTAATAACCTATGATTTCACTGACAATCCCCTAAATATCTTCTTCAAACTTAAGGCTCGGCTTAACGTCGATAGCCAGGACTTGCTGCTCTATCTGCCCTACAATAGAGTGGAACGATATCAGATTATTCGTGATTGGCTGTTTTTCAGAGCGCTGGGTTTCAGGAATGCAGCCTGTTTCCGAGAAGCATGGAGGTGGACCAACCTGCGCCGGATACGAGGCTTTCAGCCACCAAGGGAGGCCGAAAGGCTTTTGAGCTTCGTCCGGTCAGCGGGGATCCCAATAGCGTACGGGGGGGCATGTTCCGTCAAACTTGATGAGTCATATGCTGAGGCCAAGTGGAAAGAATGGGGCCTCGATGGCAAGCAGACTCTCGCGATCTGTCCCGGCACCAGGATGCAAGCCAAGCAATGGCCGGTGGAGCGGTACATCCAACTTGGAATTGAATGGCATAGACGCACCGATATGGCACTTATCGTGGTGGGGGGGGCAAACGAGGCGGATCTTGCCAACCACATCGTGAGCCGCTGGGGCGGATATGGCTTCTCTGCCTGTGGCGCCACATTGAGTCAAACCGCGGCGATTCTGTCACGGGTGAGGGCATATTGTGGAAATGACACCGGCTGCATGCACCTGGCAGCCCTCCTCGGCATTCGGTGCGTGGCTATCTTTTCGGCCCGCGATGTCAAAGGACTCTGGTATCCGATGGGCAACGGGCATGTGGTGATCCAGGAAGACGTTGACTGCCGGTTATGTCAACTCGAAACCTGTTTACACTCTCCCCCGCCATGCCTTGATGCGGTTCAGGTTACGCGGGTCCTGAAAGGGCTTGAGGAGATTATTGCAGATGAACGCAATCGTCCAAACTAA
- a CDS encoding radical SAM protein — protein MRFTKVLLITPPVKTELGPVRPIIGLGYLAQILLENNINYAVFDMLLGYSYENLRDKVDEFKPDLLGVSLFSNRYKVAYKTIRDIKSYFPSMKVVVGGPHVSCLGSKVLDDCAAVDYAVVREGEFALLELCKGTELSQIKNLIYRKDGGIAENAGELIRDLDSLPLPTYAGFEIDRYIREKSLISSRGCPHNCTYCAVKLVSGKLVRLRSPKNVVDEMEFWYRKGYRQFSFQDDNFNSTRARVFQICEEIKARGLHGLFLRCAGARADKLDHDVLKMMKEVGFRTIAIGVEVGNNRMLEIIKKGEKFEDIDNAVKEACRLGYDVYLNFLAGVPYETLSDVEDSVNFALKYPIFYAEWSNIIPYPGTELFDWLSQKGYLLKQPDEYLNDESTVSDIPVFETPELSLQMRKKILRRLKQLRKSILQKGILRRLERQGMIWGVRHIIAYVASRNLFTKLLFQNRLRHLADLARFRIYMNYEEG, from the coding sequence GTGCGCTTCACAAAAGTATTGCTGATCACACCTCCGGTTAAAACGGAGTTAGGCCCTGTTCGGCCTATCATAGGGTTAGGCTATCTCGCCCAAATACTCTTGGAGAACAACATAAACTACGCTGTTTTTGATATGTTATTGGGATATTCTTATGAAAATCTGAGAGATAAAGTTGACGAGTTTAAACCTGATCTCTTAGGAGTCAGCCTTTTCAGTAATAGATACAAGGTAGCATATAAAACTATAAGGGATATCAAGTCATATTTCCCATCGATGAAGGTGGTTGTTGGCGGTCCTCACGTTTCATGTCTTGGGAGTAAAGTTCTGGATGATTGTGCTGCGGTGGATTACGCAGTAGTTCGTGAGGGAGAGTTTGCTCTTTTGGAGTTATGCAAAGGGACTGAGTTAAGCCAAATCAAGAATCTTATCTACAGAAAAGATGGGGGAATCGCCGAGAACGCGGGAGAGCTTATCCGTGACCTTGATTCCTTGCCTTTGCCAACGTATGCCGGGTTCGAGATAGACAGATATATACGTGAGAAATCACTCATATCATCGAGAGGGTGTCCTCACAATTGCACGTATTGCGCAGTGAAGCTAGTAAGCGGCAAGCTGGTAAGATTGAGGAGTCCCAAGAATGTGGTCGATGAGATGGAGTTCTGGTACAGGAAGGGATACAGGCAATTCAGTTTTCAGGATGACAATTTCAATTCGACTCGCGCCAGGGTATTTCAGATATGCGAAGAGATAAAAGCCCGGGGCCTTCATGGACTTTTTCTGCGCTGCGCTGGAGCCAGGGCAGATAAGCTTGACCATGACGTGCTGAAAATGATGAAAGAAGTAGGTTTTAGGACTATTGCCATCGGAGTGGAAGTTGGAAATAACAGAATGCTTGAAATCATTAAGAAAGGTGAGAAGTTCGAGGATATTGACAACGCGGTCAAAGAGGCCTGTAGACTAGGATACGATGTTTATCTTAATTTTCTTGCTGGTGTTCCTTATGAGACTCTTTCCGATGTTGAAGATTCTGTAAATTTCGCCCTTAAGTATCCTATCTTCTACGCTGAATGGTCAAATATCATTCCCTATCCAGGCACCGAACTTTTCGACTGGCTCTCCCAAAAAGGGTACCTCTTGAAGCAACCGGATGAGTATCTGAACGATGAGTCCACCGTTTCTGATATTCCCGTCTTTGAGACTCCTGAATTATCTCTCCAAATGAGAAAAAAGATTCTCCGCCGATTAAAACAGCTACGAAAAAGTATTTTACAGAAAGGGATACTTCGTCGCCTTGAGCGTCAGGGGATGATATGGGGTGTGAGACACATTATCGCCTATGTAGCATCGCGCAATTTGTTTACCAAACTTTTATTCCAAAATAGACTACGTCACTTGGCGGATTTAGCCCGGTTTAGGATTTATATGAACTATGAAGAGGGTTGA
- a CDS encoding class I SAM-dependent methyltransferase, which produces MFNEPNLRDGLKAGGAPVMWERVVREALTTMGGLVPPGSQVLEVGYGDGLLTCFLCQELGWQVVGLEVDRQAQLLAEQHAVHYGLANRVEFRFCASDKTRSHSGQYDAVFIKTVLLYSSTLAEYDRWLDWILSVLRPGGVFISFETGRANALTQGYRRLRRRSYTDVCLYTSQVEALYDAHFDIIDRRCYGGLSQFLAPVPLLYHLAYRIEETLRPRHADNSFIISIIARRPG; this is translated from the coding sequence GTGTTCAATGAACCGAATTTGCGCGACGGCCTGAAAGCGGGCGGCGCTCCGGTAATGTGGGAAAGGGTGGTGCGGGAGGCCCTGACCACCATGGGTGGACTGGTGCCGCCAGGGAGCCAGGTTTTGGAGGTCGGGTATGGGGATGGCCTCTTGACCTGCTTTTTGTGCCAGGAGCTGGGCTGGCAGGTAGTTGGTTTGGAGGTTGACCGGCAGGCCCAGCTTTTGGCCGAGCAGCATGCTGTGCATTACGGCCTTGCTAATCGCGTGGAGTTTCGCTTTTGTGCCTCCGACAAGACTCGAAGTCATAGTGGGCAATACGATGCGGTGTTTATCAAGACAGTTCTCTTATATTCCTCAACCCTGGCAGAATATGACCGATGGTTAGATTGGATTTTATCTGTGCTGCGGCCTGGGGGAGTCTTCATTAGTTTTGAGACCGGGAGAGCCAATGCCCTGACCCAGGGCTATCGTCGCTTGCGACGGCGTAGCTATACCGACGTATGCTTGTATACGAGTCAGGTGGAGGCCCTCTATGATGCTCATTTTGATATCATCGACCGCCGCTGCTACGGCGGCTTAAGTCAGTTTCTGGCGCCGGTGCCGTTACTCTACCACCTTGCTTATCGAATCGAAGAGACCCTGCGGCCTCGCCACGCAGATAACTCCTTTATCATCTCGATCATCGCCCGGCGTCCCGGCTGA